In Eucalyptus grandis isolate ANBG69807.140 chromosome 4, ASM1654582v1, whole genome shotgun sequence, the following proteins share a genomic window:
- the LOC104441603 gene encoding uncharacterized protein LOC104441603 isoform X1, with the protein MKGRSQRLQSTDPPDDWVDGSWTVDCICGVNFDDGEEMVNCDECGVWVHTRCSRYVKGEESFTCDKCKSKNNRNDSEETEVAQLLVELPTKTMRMEASYAGNEPARRPFRLWTEMPLEKKVHVQGIPGGDPGLFSGLSSVFTPQLWKCTGYVPKKFNFQYREFPCWDDNKEADGNAEDDNENAVDKGAGVLFSLSKENFVATPVKDLAGMKSRDQECRYDRKTQLRETKKWGAGDNAMKKERTLIRPVVIHTGKRKKEESGILKDISGKKKVRTAEKDVDHKRRTLHTSKAVLTPASDAKQLAFCEDRGPKSFKTDIRSVKNRDLRDGVPFEPESDGHVAVCKILENAKANSATLKQPLQGPSAEFSCPADAVSTKDEAGNHLLSGVNSSLKFVPSSDQRNEADSSTKLKVEESGILNNPDASSTGKVSVHPGEDVAQAAPETKDKQSPSDVNSNRSMGFSCDVKKEVDDDTCKGLLQIQSSPLADKNSVSLPSDDARYPGVSNTQTSENFKANDVEVNSSQCTDKKSLGTAQDAEAFCGSRVHTGQELSGDLFELKQEAVASEDSIERQKSSGEFKPALVSPEEPSKSSGTEFPIAPSAQKVVVSVGEASYTPPSLPVQKSSSSDKSKPLDAQNLNPIVKQRTTGESDPTAKKEQVSADVLTEKSGQGLVRKTPKLCSTSSSGASLKASHSSKVFQASGSKRTASDSKDPTFPSSKSSSSHNVAVSSGSGESLGNLQNHSAAHSQNKATGSGLLQKSGKSSHTNFPPSSKVNHSTQGQAPLIPNSSTLSDEELALLLHQELNSSPRVPRVPRVRHAGSFPQLASQAATGMMKRTSSSGTKDHNLVPRRKGKDGSKDVLRSSSEHDDEVKRTDRVASPDQGRRETVHKGDVSKREVNGSVRPHKKNLPVLTTSTSSGPSSSNEANDNKVSSIHNTPINNSDDDTGMVGGPHRTLPALINEIMSKRRRMTYEELCNAVLPHWHTLRKHNGERYAYSSHSQAVLDCLRNRQEWAQLIDRGPKTSLSRKRRKLDAEESEDNEDGAHDSKKEVESRSLESQREEFPKGKRNARKRRRLALQGRGVKDLRNRRKAGVVIEDDDDDEETLSNSSENSIFSEDEIQGGGRGLVESDASSSSDEIQNM; encoded by the exons ATGAAGGGGCGGTCGCAGCGGTTGCAGAGCACGGACCCGCCCGACGACTGGGTGGACGGCTCCTGGACCGTCGATTGCATTTGCGGCGTGAATTTCGACGATGGGGAGGAGATGGTCAACTGCGATGAGTGCGGGGTGTGGGTGCACACGCGCTGCTCGCGTTACGTGAAAGGGGAGGAGTCGTTCACCTGTGACAAGTGTAAGAGTAAGAACAATAGGAATGACAGCGAGGAGACTGAGGTTGCTCAGTTGTTAGTCGAGCTGCCGACTAAGACTATGAGGATGGAGGCTTCATATGCAGGAAATGAGCCTGCGAGGCGGCCGTTTAGGCTTTGGACGGAGATGCCATTGGAGAAGAAGGTACATGTGCAAGGGATTCCTGGTGGAGATCCGGGGCTATTTAGTGGGCTGTCATCAGTTTTTACACCGCAGCTGTGGAAGTGCACAGGATACGTGCCGAAGAAGTTTAATTTTCAGTATCGGGAGTTCCCTTGTTGGGATGACAACAAGGAAGCTGATGGTAATGCCGAAGATGACAATGAGAATGCTGTTGATAAGGGTGCTGGGGTTTTGTTCTCATTGTCAAAGGAGAATTTCGTGGCCACTCCTGTGAAAGATTTAGCTGGCATGAAAAGCAGAGATCAGGAATGCAGGTATGATAGGAAGACGCAGTTGAGAGAGACTAAGAAATGGGGGGCAGGTGATAATgccatgaaaaaagaaagaaccttAATTCGGCCTGTTGTGATACACACTGGGAagcgaaagaaagaagaatcggGCATATTAAAAGACATAAGTGGAAAGAAGAAGGTTAGGACTGCTGAAAAAGATGTAGATCACAAGAGAAGAACCCTGCATACTTCTAAAGCAG TGTTAACGCCTGCCAGTGATGCAAAACAATTGGCATTTTGTGAAGATAGAGGTCCGAAGTCTTTCAAGACTGACATTCGGAGTGTCAAGAACAGGGACTTGAGAGATGGTGTGCCTTTTGAACCTGAATCAGATGGTCATGTTGCAGTCTGCAAGATTCTTGAAAATGCTAAGGCTAACTCGGCAACTTTGAAGCAACCTCTGCAAGGTCCCTCTGCTGAATTCTCCTGTCCTGCTGATGCTGTGTCGACTAAAGATGAGGCTGGGAACCACTTGCTTTCAGGGGTCAATAGTTCCTTAAAGTTTGTTCCCTCCAGTGACCAGCGTAACGAAGCTGACAGCTCTACCAAGTTGAAAGTG GAAGAGAGTGGGATACTAAATAATCCAGATGCTAGCTCCACTGGAAAGGTTTCGGTGCATCCAGGGGAAGATGTAGCTCAAGCGGCTCCAGAAACAAAAGATAAACAAAGTCCATCAGATGTCAACAGCAACAGATCCATGGGTTTTTCTTGCGATGTAAAAAAAGAAGTAGATGACGATACTTGTAAGGGGTTGTTGCAAATTCAGTCTTCTCCTCTTGCTGATAAGAACTCTGTGTCATTACCATCTGATGATGCTAGATACCCTGGAGTATCTAATACCCAGACATCTGAAAATTTCAAAGCAAATGACGTGGAGGTTAACAGTTCGCAATGCACTGACAAAAAGTCATTAGGCACTGCCCAAGATGCAGAAGCATTCTGTGGGAGTCGTGTCCACACTGGTCAGGAGCTATCTGGTGATCTATTTGAGCTCAAACAGGAAGCAGTAGCATCAGAGGATTCTATTGAAAGACAGAAAAGTTCTGGGGAATTTAAACCTGCTTTGGTTTCTCCTGAAGAGCCATCAAAATCTAGTGGAACTGAATTTCCTATTGCGCCATCTGCGCAGAAAGTAGTGGTCTCTGTTGGTGAAGCATCTTACACACCGCCTTCTCTGCCTGTCCAGAAATCATCCAGCTCAGACAAGTCAAAACCTTTGGATGCTCAGAATCTTAATCCAATTGTGAAGCAACGAACAACAGGGGAGTCTGATCCTACTGCCAAGAAAGAGCAGGTTTCAGCTGATGTTTTAACTGAGAAGAGTGGGCAAGGCCTGGTGCGGAAGACACCAAAACTCTGTTCGACATCATCCTCAGGTGCTTCTTTGAAAGCATCACATTCAAGCAAGGTTTTCCAAGCTTCTGGCTCCAAGCGGACTGCCTCAGATTCGAAAGATCCTACCTTCCCCTCTTCAAAATCATCTTCTTCCCATAATGTAGCAGTTTCTTCAGGGTCTGGTGAATCTCTGGGCAATTTGCAAAATCACTCTGCTGCCCATTCACAGAATAAGGCTACAGGATCAGGATTACTGCAGAAAAGTGGAAAGTCCAGCCATACAAATTTTCCTCCATCTTCTAAGGTGAATCATAGCACACAAGGGCAAGCACCTCTGATTCCTAATTCTTCTACATTGAGCGATGAAGAG CTCGCCttacttttgcatcaagaacTCAATAGTTCTCCCAGGGTACCTAGAGTACCACGGGTACGCCATGCTGGCAGTTTCCCTCAACTAGCTTCTCAAGCTGCTACTGGTATGATGAAGCGAACATCTAGTTCTGGCACAAAAGATCACAATTTG GTTCCTCGAAGAAAAGGCAAGGATGGATCCAAAGATGTATTGCGCAGTTCTTCTGAGCATGATGATGAAGTTAAAAGGACCGACAGAGTGGCATCTCCGGATCAAGGGAGACGAGAGACAGTGCACAAGGGAGATGTCTCCAAGAGGGAAGTGAATGGATCTGTGCGTCCCCATAAGAAGAACCTTCCTGTTTTGACCACGAGTACAAGCAGTGGTCCTTCTTCTTCCAATGAGGCCAATGATAATAAGGTTTCATCCATACATAATACTCCAATAAATAACTCAGATGATGATACAGGCATGGTAGGGGGTCCTCATCGTACTTTACCGG CATTAATAAATGAGATCATGAGCAAACGCAGGCGAATGACCTATGAGGAGCTTTGTAATGCAGTATTGCCG CACTGGCATACCTTAAGGAAGCATAATGGAGAGCGTTATGCGTATTCGAGTCATTCACAGGCTGTTCTTGATTGCTTAAGAAACCGGCAAGAGTGGGCTCAGTTGATTGACCGGGGTCCAAAg ACCAGCTTAAGCAGGAAAAGGAGGAAACTTGATGCTGAAGAATCAGAGGATAATGAAGATGGAGCCCATGACTCTAAGAAGGAAGTAGAAAGCAGAAGTCTCGAGTCTCAACGGGAAGAGTTCCCTAAAGGCAAGCGAAATGCAAGAAAACGCAGACGTCTAGCTCTCCAAGGGAGAGGAGTGAAGGATTTAAGAAACCGACGTAAGGCGGGAGTGGTAATCgaggatgacgatgatgatgaggagACACTATCTAATTCAAGTGAGAATAGCATTTTCAGCGAGGATGAGATTCAGGGAGGTGGAAGAGGACTTGTTGAAAGTGATGCCTCTAGTAGCTCGGACGAGAttcaaaacatgtaa
- the LOC104441603 gene encoding uncharacterized protein LOC104441603 isoform X2, which yields MKGRSQRLQSTDPPDDWVDGSWTVDCICGVNFDDGEEMVNCDECGVWVHTRCSRYVKGEESFTCDKCKSKNNRNDSEETEVAQLLVELPTKTMRMEASYAGNEPARRPFRLWTEMPLEKKVHVQGIPGGDPGLFSGLSSVFTPQLWKCTGYVPKKFNFQYREFPCWDDNKEADGNAEDDNENAVDKGAGVLFSLSKENFVATPVKDLAGMKSRDQECRYDRKTQLRETKKWGAGDNAMKKERTLIRPVVIHTGKRKKEESGILKDISGKKKVRTAEKDVDHKRRTLHTSKADRGPKSFKTDIRSVKNRDLRDGVPFEPESDGHVAVCKILENAKANSATLKQPLQGPSAEFSCPADAVSTKDEAGNHLLSGVNSSLKFVPSSDQRNEADSSTKLKVEESGILNNPDASSTGKVSVHPGEDVAQAAPETKDKQSPSDVNSNRSMGFSCDVKKEVDDDTCKGLLQIQSSPLADKNSVSLPSDDARYPGVSNTQTSENFKANDVEVNSSQCTDKKSLGTAQDAEAFCGSRVHTGQELSGDLFELKQEAVASEDSIERQKSSGEFKPALVSPEEPSKSSGTEFPIAPSAQKVVVSVGEASYTPPSLPVQKSSSSDKSKPLDAQNLNPIVKQRTTGESDPTAKKEQVSADVLTEKSGQGLVRKTPKLCSTSSSGASLKASHSSKVFQASGSKRTASDSKDPTFPSSKSSSSHNVAVSSGSGESLGNLQNHSAAHSQNKATGSGLLQKSGKSSHTNFPPSSKVNHSTQGQAPLIPNSSTLSDEELALLLHQELNSSPRVPRVPRVRHAGSFPQLASQAATGMMKRTSSSGTKDHNLVPRRKGKDGSKDVLRSSSEHDDEVKRTDRVASPDQGRRETVHKGDVSKREVNGSVRPHKKNLPVLTTSTSSGPSSSNEANDNKVSSIHNTPINNSDDDTGMVGGPHRTLPALINEIMSKRRRMTYEELCNAVLPHWHTLRKHNGERYAYSSHSQAVLDCLRNRQEWAQLIDRGPKTSLSRKRRKLDAEESEDNEDGAHDSKKEVESRSLESQREEFPKGKRNARKRRRLALQGRGVKDLRNRRKAGVVIEDDDDDEETLSNSSENSIFSEDEIQGGGRGLVESDASSSSDEIQNM from the exons ATGAAGGGGCGGTCGCAGCGGTTGCAGAGCACGGACCCGCCCGACGACTGGGTGGACGGCTCCTGGACCGTCGATTGCATTTGCGGCGTGAATTTCGACGATGGGGAGGAGATGGTCAACTGCGATGAGTGCGGGGTGTGGGTGCACACGCGCTGCTCGCGTTACGTGAAAGGGGAGGAGTCGTTCACCTGTGACAAGTGTAAGAGTAAGAACAATAGGAATGACAGCGAGGAGACTGAGGTTGCTCAGTTGTTAGTCGAGCTGCCGACTAAGACTATGAGGATGGAGGCTTCATATGCAGGAAATGAGCCTGCGAGGCGGCCGTTTAGGCTTTGGACGGAGATGCCATTGGAGAAGAAGGTACATGTGCAAGGGATTCCTGGTGGAGATCCGGGGCTATTTAGTGGGCTGTCATCAGTTTTTACACCGCAGCTGTGGAAGTGCACAGGATACGTGCCGAAGAAGTTTAATTTTCAGTATCGGGAGTTCCCTTGTTGGGATGACAACAAGGAAGCTGATGGTAATGCCGAAGATGACAATGAGAATGCTGTTGATAAGGGTGCTGGGGTTTTGTTCTCATTGTCAAAGGAGAATTTCGTGGCCACTCCTGTGAAAGATTTAGCTGGCATGAAAAGCAGAGATCAGGAATGCAGGTATGATAGGAAGACGCAGTTGAGAGAGACTAAGAAATGGGGGGCAGGTGATAATgccatgaaaaaagaaagaaccttAATTCGGCCTGTTGTGATACACACTGGGAagcgaaagaaagaagaatcggGCATATTAAAAGACATAAGTGGAAAGAAGAAGGTTAGGACTGCTGAAAAAGATGTAGATCACAAGAGAAGAACCCTGCATACTTCTAAAGCAG ATAGAGGTCCGAAGTCTTTCAAGACTGACATTCGGAGTGTCAAGAACAGGGACTTGAGAGATGGTGTGCCTTTTGAACCTGAATCAGATGGTCATGTTGCAGTCTGCAAGATTCTTGAAAATGCTAAGGCTAACTCGGCAACTTTGAAGCAACCTCTGCAAGGTCCCTCTGCTGAATTCTCCTGTCCTGCTGATGCTGTGTCGACTAAAGATGAGGCTGGGAACCACTTGCTTTCAGGGGTCAATAGTTCCTTAAAGTTTGTTCCCTCCAGTGACCAGCGTAACGAAGCTGACAGCTCTACCAAGTTGAAAGTG GAAGAGAGTGGGATACTAAATAATCCAGATGCTAGCTCCACTGGAAAGGTTTCGGTGCATCCAGGGGAAGATGTAGCTCAAGCGGCTCCAGAAACAAAAGATAAACAAAGTCCATCAGATGTCAACAGCAACAGATCCATGGGTTTTTCTTGCGATGTAAAAAAAGAAGTAGATGACGATACTTGTAAGGGGTTGTTGCAAATTCAGTCTTCTCCTCTTGCTGATAAGAACTCTGTGTCATTACCATCTGATGATGCTAGATACCCTGGAGTATCTAATACCCAGACATCTGAAAATTTCAAAGCAAATGACGTGGAGGTTAACAGTTCGCAATGCACTGACAAAAAGTCATTAGGCACTGCCCAAGATGCAGAAGCATTCTGTGGGAGTCGTGTCCACACTGGTCAGGAGCTATCTGGTGATCTATTTGAGCTCAAACAGGAAGCAGTAGCATCAGAGGATTCTATTGAAAGACAGAAAAGTTCTGGGGAATTTAAACCTGCTTTGGTTTCTCCTGAAGAGCCATCAAAATCTAGTGGAACTGAATTTCCTATTGCGCCATCTGCGCAGAAAGTAGTGGTCTCTGTTGGTGAAGCATCTTACACACCGCCTTCTCTGCCTGTCCAGAAATCATCCAGCTCAGACAAGTCAAAACCTTTGGATGCTCAGAATCTTAATCCAATTGTGAAGCAACGAACAACAGGGGAGTCTGATCCTACTGCCAAGAAAGAGCAGGTTTCAGCTGATGTTTTAACTGAGAAGAGTGGGCAAGGCCTGGTGCGGAAGACACCAAAACTCTGTTCGACATCATCCTCAGGTGCTTCTTTGAAAGCATCACATTCAAGCAAGGTTTTCCAAGCTTCTGGCTCCAAGCGGACTGCCTCAGATTCGAAAGATCCTACCTTCCCCTCTTCAAAATCATCTTCTTCCCATAATGTAGCAGTTTCTTCAGGGTCTGGTGAATCTCTGGGCAATTTGCAAAATCACTCTGCTGCCCATTCACAGAATAAGGCTACAGGATCAGGATTACTGCAGAAAAGTGGAAAGTCCAGCCATACAAATTTTCCTCCATCTTCTAAGGTGAATCATAGCACACAAGGGCAAGCACCTCTGATTCCTAATTCTTCTACATTGAGCGATGAAGAG CTCGCCttacttttgcatcaagaacTCAATAGTTCTCCCAGGGTACCTAGAGTACCACGGGTACGCCATGCTGGCAGTTTCCCTCAACTAGCTTCTCAAGCTGCTACTGGTATGATGAAGCGAACATCTAGTTCTGGCACAAAAGATCACAATTTG GTTCCTCGAAGAAAAGGCAAGGATGGATCCAAAGATGTATTGCGCAGTTCTTCTGAGCATGATGATGAAGTTAAAAGGACCGACAGAGTGGCATCTCCGGATCAAGGGAGACGAGAGACAGTGCACAAGGGAGATGTCTCCAAGAGGGAAGTGAATGGATCTGTGCGTCCCCATAAGAAGAACCTTCCTGTTTTGACCACGAGTACAAGCAGTGGTCCTTCTTCTTCCAATGAGGCCAATGATAATAAGGTTTCATCCATACATAATACTCCAATAAATAACTCAGATGATGATACAGGCATGGTAGGGGGTCCTCATCGTACTTTACCGG CATTAATAAATGAGATCATGAGCAAACGCAGGCGAATGACCTATGAGGAGCTTTGTAATGCAGTATTGCCG CACTGGCATACCTTAAGGAAGCATAATGGAGAGCGTTATGCGTATTCGAGTCATTCACAGGCTGTTCTTGATTGCTTAAGAAACCGGCAAGAGTGGGCTCAGTTGATTGACCGGGGTCCAAAg ACCAGCTTAAGCAGGAAAAGGAGGAAACTTGATGCTGAAGAATCAGAGGATAATGAAGATGGAGCCCATGACTCTAAGAAGGAAGTAGAAAGCAGAAGTCTCGAGTCTCAACGGGAAGAGTTCCCTAAAGGCAAGCGAAATGCAAGAAAACGCAGACGTCTAGCTCTCCAAGGGAGAGGAGTGAAGGATTTAAGAAACCGACGTAAGGCGGGAGTGGTAATCgaggatgacgatgatgatgaggagACACTATCTAATTCAAGTGAGAATAGCATTTTCAGCGAGGATGAGATTCAGGGAGGTGGAAGAGGACTTGTTGAAAGTGATGCCTCTAGTAGCTCGGACGAGAttcaaaacatgtaa
- the LOC104441605 gene encoding NAC domain-containing protein 66: MDMNLSINGQSQIPPGFRFHPTEEELLHYYLRKKMSNKKIDLDVIRDVDLNKLEPWDIQERCKIGSGPQSDWYFFSHKDKKYPTGTRTNRATAVGFWKATGRDKIIYGGSSRIGLRKTLVFYKGRAPHGQKSDWIMHEYRLDEGSNSSVGPSLVCESSPEDGWVVCRVFRKKSHQRTLESPKSTSTSSMDTEMLMNASADSSVLDQILSYMGRTNCESPENYQAPINISSMQTQLIHGKFLHLPRLDDSSHLGQETGLRTFYQKFDEIRIPGSDDPSSKHTSSDYEPKAGTAGINDWVALDRLVASQLNGQLEISAASKQSPYPGAPNPVLAGPTPGDHQVGQLSPLQLNRPNQIYSSESSFDWSFGKSSSVTPSNPLHHLSV, translated from the exons ATGGACATGAATTTGTCCATAAATGGCCAGTCTCAGATTCCTCCAGGCTTCAGATTCCATCCAACGGAAGAGGAGCTTCTGCATTATTATCTGAGAAAGAAAATGTCGAACAAAAAGATCGATCTGGATGTGATTCGCGATGTTGATCTTAATAAGCTTGAGCCATGGGATATCCAAG AGAGGTGCAAGATAGGATCTGGGCCCCAGAGCGACTGGTACTTCTTTAGCCACAAGGACAAGAAGTACCCAACCGGGACTCGGACGAACCGCGCAACAGCCGTGGGGTTTTGGAAGGCGACCGGCCGCGACAAGATCATATACGGCGGCTCTTCGAGGATCGGGTTGAGGAAGACCCTTGTGTTTTACAAAGGACGAGCCCCACATGGACAGAAATCGGACTGGATCATGCATGAGTACCGGCTCGACGAGGGTTCAAACAGTTCCGTG GGTCCGAGCTTGGTTTGCGAGTCCTCCCCGGAAGACGGGTGGGTGGTCTGCCGGGTATTCAGGAAGAAGAGCCATCAAAGAACACTAGAGAGTCCTAAAAGCACGTCGACCTCGTCCATGGACACCGAGATGCTGATGAACGCGAGCGCAGACAGCAGCGTCCTGGATCAGATACTATCGTACATGGGAAGGACTAACTGCGAATCGCCAGAGAATTATCAAGCGCCCATCAACATCAGCAGCATGCAAACTCAACTGATCCATGGGAAGTTCTTGCACCTCCCAAGGCTGGATGACAGTTCGCACTTGGGTCAAGAGACCGGCTTGAGGACATTTTATCAGAAGTTCGATGAAATCCGCATCCCAGGGAGCGATGACCCCTCCTCCAAGCACACCAGTTCTGATTACGAACCGAAAGCTGGGACTGCTGGGATCAATGACTGGGTCGCATTGGACCGGCTCGTGGCTTCGCAGCTTAATGGCCAGCTTGAGATCAGCGCTGCATCCAAGCAATCGCCTTATCCCGGAGCTCCAAACCCGGTACTGGCCGGTCCGACTCCAGGCGACCATCAAGTAGGGCAACTGTCCCCGCTGCAGCTAAACAGACCCAATCAAATCTACAGTAGCGAGAGCAGTTTCGACTGGAGCTTCGGAAAGTCGTCGTCGGTGACCCCATCGAACCCGTTGCACCACTTGTCAGTATAA
- the LOC104441606 gene encoding uncharacterized protein At3g28850 translates to MGCVSSNLLSHDEEFSSALGTSSALGHHIVSLTSTTYGLLTLDPPSSPQPPSSASAAAATTAPTPPPRFTLGSIFPSPLLSDPKSFRSESKAQWSDPTRPEIINSWELMAGLDAESFRFSPLPQPKFKDLFGVDKENSNPNSASRANSFKFQIHPSPVPKLPLPLLPRDGGCGEVPSPPAAAAVVAANPALDRFDYLCPPRGEDRVVIYTTTLRGVRKTFEDCSAVRAAVEGLGVAVCERDVSMDSGFKEELRELMKGRAREEVVPPRVFVRGRYLGGAEEVMRIAEEGGLGELLKGLPKRKAGVLCEGCGGVRFLPCFQCNGSCKVVVNLVMVKEEGEGGQKPERVVVIRCSDCNENGLVLCPICS, encoded by the coding sequence ATGGGTTGCGTCTCCTCCAACCTGCTGAGCCACGACGAGGAGTTCTCCTCCGCCCTCGGCACCTCCTCCGCCCTCGGCCACCACATCGTCTCCCTCACCTCCACCACCTACGGCCTCCTCACCCTCGACCCGCCATCATCGCCCCAGCcgccctcctccgcctccgccgccgccgccaccacggCGCCGACTCCCCCGCCGCGGTTCACCCTCGGATCCATCTTCCCCTCCCCGCTCCTCTCCGACCCCAAGTCCTTCCGCTCCGAGTCCAAGGCCCAGTggtccgacccgacccgacccgagatCATCAACTCCTGGGAGCTCATGGCCGGCCTGGACGCCGAAAGCTTCCGCTTTTCCCCTCTCCCGCAACCCAAATTCAAAGACCTGTTCGGCGTCGACAAGGAGAATTCGAACCCTAATTCCGCTTCCCGCGCTAATtcgtttaaatttcaaattcaccCATCGCCCGTTCCCAagctgccgctgccgctgctgccGCGAGATGGCGGCTGCGGCGAAGTTCCGAGTCCGCCTGCTGCTGCGGCGGTGGTAGCGGCGAATCCTGCGCTCGACAGGTTTGATTACCTCTGCCCTCCGAGGGGGGAGGACAGGGTTGTGATCTACACGACCACTCTGCGAGGGGTGCGGAAGACGTTCGAGGACTGCAGTGCCGTGAGGGCGGCAGTTGAAGGGCTTGGCGTGGCGGTGTGCGAGCGGGACGTGTCGATGGATAGTGGGTTCAAGGAGGAGCTGAGGGAGCTGATGAAGGGGCGGGCGAGGGAGGAAGTTGTGCCGCCGAGGGTCTTCGTGAGGGGTAGGTACTTGGGTGGGGCCGAGGAGGTGATGAGGATCGCCGAGGAGGGCGGTCTTGGGGAGCTGCTCAAGGGATTGCCGAAGAGGAAGGCGGGTGTGTTGTGCGAAGGGTGCGGGGGCGTGCGGTTCTTGCCTTGTTTCCAGTGTAATGGGAGTTGCAAAGTGGTGGTGAATCTGGTGATGGTGAAGGAGGAAGGTGAAGGTGGACAGAAACCAGAGAGGGTTGTTGTGATAAGGTGTTCTGACTGCAATGAGAATGGGTTGGTCTTGTGCCCAATCTGTAGCTAA
- the LOC104441607 gene encoding protein IQ-DOMAIN 1 — MGKNGGTSWLTKVKRAFRSPAKDNEKRSGRRREECGQEDEERKREKRRWLFRKAGGNHSADCETKEAAAAAAAAADICTVVNPIMVDDQRHAIAVAAATAAAAEAAVATAQVAMEIARLSRPPSGLPKENRAAVIIQTAFRGYLARRALRALKGLVKLQALVRGHNVRKQAKLTLQCMQALVRVQDRMRDQRARLSHEGSRKSMFDPETNNLWESSYLQDIRERRSVSRNTSCTADFWDEHSFKMEDVEALLQSGKEIASQREKLLSQAFSQQIWRSRRHPSAGNETELEERTKWLDRWMATKVWETESRASTDKKDPIKTVEIDTSRPYSHSTPRNHRRSFHQNHFHRQPSPSPTPRSVASPLHRSHSHHSNPSLHHSPITPSPAKARPIQVRSASPRCYREDQCYSAANTPSLAFLHRNSMAVPNYMAATESAKARSRSQSAPRQRPSTPERDRTGSAKKRLSYPAPDPHGGFGAGYGPGGFSQNLRSPSFKSVYSGNYTYNYGGEHRSNLSCYGESIGGEISPCSTTDLRWFR, encoded by the exons ATGGGGAAGAATGGGGGTACTTCTTGGTTGACCAAAGTCAAGAGGGCTTTCAGGTCTCCAGCTAAAGATAACGAGAAGAGAAGTGGCAGGAGGAGAGAAGAATGTGGGCAAGAAGATGAGGAAAGG aagagagaaaagagaagatggCTGTTCCGTAAGGCCGGCGGTAACCACTCTGCCGATTGCGAGACGAaggaagcggcggcggcggcggcggcagcggctgACATTTGTACGGTGGTAAATCCTATAATGGTGGACGACCAGAGGCACGCGATTGCAGTGGCCGCGGCCACCGCGGCGGCAGCTGAGGCAGCGGTGGCGACTGCGCAGGTGGCCATGGAGATCGCCCGGCTGAGCAGGCCTCCTTCCGGTTTGCCCAAGGAGAACCGTGCTGCCGTAATCATTCAGACAGCTTTCAGAGGTTACTTG GCGAGGAGAGCGCTCCGAGCGCTGAAGGGGCTCGTGAAGCTCCAGGCGTTGGTGAGAGGCCACAATGTCCGGAAGCAAGCGAAGCTGACGCTTCAGTGCATGCAAGCGCTGGTCCGAGTCCAGGACCGGATGCGGGATCAGCGAGCGAGGCTCTCGCATGAGGGGAGTAGGAAGTCAATGTTCGATCCCGAGACCAACAACCTGTGGGAGTCCTCTTATCTGCAGGACATTCGCGAGAGGAGATCAGTT TCGAGGAATACAAGCTGCACCGCCGACTTCTGGGACGAGCATTCATTCAAAATGGAGGACGTCGAGGCGTTGTTGCAGAGTGGCAAGGAGATTGCTTCGCAACGAGAGAAATTACTTTCTCAGGCCTTCTCTCAGCAG ATTTGGAGATCTCGGAGGCACCCATCGGCCGGGAACGAAACCGAGCTTGAAGAGCGAACCAAATGGCTGGACCGCTGGATGGCCACCAAGGTGTGGGAGACCGAGAGCCGAGCCTCGACCGACAAGAAAGACCCGATCAAGACCGTCGAGATCGACACCTCCCGGCCCTACTCTCACTCCACGCCGAGGAACCACCGCAGGTCATTCCATCAGAATCACTTCCATAGACAGCCGAGCCCCAGCCCGACCCCGCGCTCCGTTGCTTCACCGCTCCACAGGTCACACTCGCACCACTCCAACCCCTCCCTTCACCACTCCCCCATAACCCCCTCACCCGCCAAGGCCCGGCCCATCCAGGTCCGGTCGGCGAGCCCCCGCTGCTACCGGGAAGACCAGTGCTACTCAGCCGCCAACACCCCAAGCCTAGCCTTCCTGCACCGCAACTCCATGGCCGTTCCGAACTACATGGCCGCCACCGAGTCCGCCAAGGCCAGGTCCCGGTCACAGAGCGCACCGAGGCAGAGGCCATCCACCCCGGAGCGGGACCGCACCGGGTCCGCCAAAAAGAGATTGTCATATCCAGCCCCGGACCCACACGGCGGCTTCGGGGCAGGGTATGGGCCCGGCGGGTTCAGCCAGAACTTGAGGAGCCCGAGCTTCAAGAGCGTTTACAGCGGGAATTACACCTACAACTACGGGGGCGAACACAG ATCGAATCTGTCATGTTACGGGGAGAGCATCGGCGGCGAGATTTCGCCATGCTCGACGACGGACCTGAGGTGGTTTAGGTGA